From the genome of Callithrix jacchus isolate 240 chromosome 7, calJac240_pri, whole genome shotgun sequence, one region includes:
- the SLC6A9 gene encoding sodium- and chloride-dependent glycine transporter 1 isoform X9, giving the protein MFPYFIMLIFCGIPLFFMELSFGQFASQGCLGVWRISPMFKGVGYGMMVVSTYIGIYYNVVICIAFYYFFSSMTHVLPWAYCNNPWNTRDCAGVLDASNLTNGSRPATLPSNLSHLLNHSLQRTSPSEEYWRLYVLKLSDDIGNFGEVRLPLLGCLGVSWVVVFLCLIRGVKSSGKVVYFTATFPYVVLTILFVRGVTLEGAFTGIMYYLTPQWDKILEAKVWGDAASQIFYSLGCAWGGLITMASYNKFHNNCYRDSVIISITNCATSVYAGFVIFSILGFMANHLGVDVSRVADHGPGLAFVAYPEALTLLPISPLWSLLFFFMLILLGLGTQFCLLETLVTAIVDEVGNEWILQRKTYVTLGVAVAGFLLGIPLTSQAGIYWLLLMDNYAASFSLVVISCIMCVAIMYIYGHRNYFQDIQMMLGFPPPLFFQICWRFISPAIIFFILVFTVIQYRPITYNHYQYPGWAVAIGFLMALSSVLCIPLYAIFRLCRTDGDTLLQRLKNATKPSREWGPALLEHRTGRYAPTIAPSPEDGFEVQPLHPDKAQIPIVGSNGSSRLQDSRI; this is encoded by the exons TGCTCATCTTCTGCGGGATCCCCCTCTTCTTCATGGAGCTCTCCTTCGGCCAGTTTGCCAGCCAGGGGTGCCTGGGGGTCTGGAGGATCAGCCCCATGTTCAAAG gCGTAGGCTATGGCATGATGGTGGTGTCCACCTACATTGGCATCTACTACAATGTGGTCATCTGTATCGCCTTCTACTACTTCTTCTCGTCCATGACGCACGTGCTGCCCTGGGCCTACTGCAATAACCCCTGGAACACACGCGACTGTGCTGGAGTGCTGGATGCCTCCAACCTCACCAATGGCTCCCGGCCGGCCACCTTGCCCAGCAACCTCTCCCACCTTCTCAACCACAGCCTCCAGAGGACCAGCCCCAGCGAGGAGTACTGGAG GCTGTACGTGCTGAAGCTGTCAGACGACATCGGGAACTTTGGGGAGGTGCGGCTGCCCCTCCTTGGCTGCCTCGGTGTCTCCTGGGTGGTCGTCTTCCTCTGCCTCATCCGAGGTGTCAAATCTTCAGGGAAA GTGGTGTACTTCACAGCCACGTTCCCCTATGTGGTGCTGACCATCCTGTTTGTCCGTGGAGTGACCCTGGAGGGAGCCTTCACGGGCATCATGTACTACCTAACCCCACAGTGGGACAAGatcctggaggccaag GTGTGGGGTGATGCAGCCTCCCAGATCTTCTACTCGCTGGGCTGTGCATGGGGAGGCCTCATCACCATGGCCTCCTACAACAAGTTCCACAACAACTGCTACCG GGACAGTgtcatcatcagcatcaccaaCTGTGCCACCAGTGTCTATGCTGGCTTTGTCATCTTCTCCATCCTTGGCTTCATGGCCAATCACCTGGGCGTGGATGTGTCCCGCGTGGCAGACCACGGCCCTGGCCTGGCCTTTGTGGCTTACCCCGAGGCCCTTACGCTGCTTCCCATCTCCCCGCTGTGGTCTCTGCTCTTCTTCTTCATGCTCATCCTGCTGGGGCTGGGCACTCAG TTCTGCCTCCTGGAGACGCTGGTCACAGCCATTGTGGATGAGGTGGGGAATGAGTGGATCCTGCAGAGAAAGACCTATGTGACCTTGGGTGTGGCTGTGGCTGGCTTCCTGCTGGGCATCCCTCTCACCAGCCAG GCAGGCATCTACTGGCTGCTGCTGATGGACAACTACGCGGCCAGCTTCTCCTTGGTGGTCATCTCCTGCATCATGTGTGTGGCCATCATGTACATCTATG GGCACCGGAACTACTTCCAGGACATCCAGATGATGCTGGGATTCCCACCGCCCCTCTTCTTTCAGATCTGCTGGCGCTTCATCTCTCCTGCCATCATCTTC TTTATTCTAGTCTTCACTGTGATCCAGTACCGGCCGATCACCTACAACCACTACCAGTACCCAGGCTGGGCTGTGGCCATCGGCTTCCTCATGGCTCTGTCCTCCGTCCTCTGCATCCCCCTCTACGCCATATTCCGGCTCTGCCGCACAGACGGGGACACCCTCCTCCAG CGTTTGAAAAATGCCACAAAGCCAAGCAGAGAATGGGGCCCGGCCCTCCTGGAGCACCGGACTGGGCGCTATGCCCCCACCATAGCCCCTTCTCCTGAGGATGGCTTCGAGgtccagccactgcacccggacaaGGCCCAGATCCCCATTGTGGGCAGTAATGGCTCCAGCCGCCTCCAGGACTCCCGGATATGA
- the SLC6A9 gene encoding sodium- and chloride-dependent glycine transporter 1 isoform X11, protein MFPYFIMLIFCGIPLFFMELSFGQFASQGCLGVWRISPMFKGVGYGMMVVSTYIGIYYNVVICIAFYYFFSSMTHVLPWAYCNNPWNTRDCAGVLDASNLTNGSRPATLPSNLSHLLNHSLQRTSPSEEYWRLYVLKLSDDIGNFGEVRLPLLGCLGVSWVVVFLCLIRGVKSSGKVVYFTATFPYVVLTILFVRGVTLEGAFTGIMYYLTPQWDKILEAKVWGDAASQIFYSLGCAWGGLITMASYNKFHNNCYRDSVIISITNCATSVYAGFVIFSILGFMANHLGVDVSRVADHGPGLAFVAYPEALTLLPISPLWSLLFFFMLILLGLGTQFCLLETLVTAIVDEVGNEWILQRKTYVTLGVAVAGFLLGIPLTSQAGIYWLLLMDNYAASFSLVVISCIMCVAIMYIYGHRNYFQDIQMMLGFPPPLFFQICWRFISPAIIFRLKNATKPSREWGPALLEHRTGRYAPTIAPSPEDGFEVQPLHPDKAQIPIVGSNGSSRLQDSRI, encoded by the exons TGCTCATCTTCTGCGGGATCCCCCTCTTCTTCATGGAGCTCTCCTTCGGCCAGTTTGCCAGCCAGGGGTGCCTGGGGGTCTGGAGGATCAGCCCCATGTTCAAAG gCGTAGGCTATGGCATGATGGTGGTGTCCACCTACATTGGCATCTACTACAATGTGGTCATCTGTATCGCCTTCTACTACTTCTTCTCGTCCATGACGCACGTGCTGCCCTGGGCCTACTGCAATAACCCCTGGAACACACGCGACTGTGCTGGAGTGCTGGATGCCTCCAACCTCACCAATGGCTCCCGGCCGGCCACCTTGCCCAGCAACCTCTCCCACCTTCTCAACCACAGCCTCCAGAGGACCAGCCCCAGCGAGGAGTACTGGAG GCTGTACGTGCTGAAGCTGTCAGACGACATCGGGAACTTTGGGGAGGTGCGGCTGCCCCTCCTTGGCTGCCTCGGTGTCTCCTGGGTGGTCGTCTTCCTCTGCCTCATCCGAGGTGTCAAATCTTCAGGGAAA GTGGTGTACTTCACAGCCACGTTCCCCTATGTGGTGCTGACCATCCTGTTTGTCCGTGGAGTGACCCTGGAGGGAGCCTTCACGGGCATCATGTACTACCTAACCCCACAGTGGGACAAGatcctggaggccaag GTGTGGGGTGATGCAGCCTCCCAGATCTTCTACTCGCTGGGCTGTGCATGGGGAGGCCTCATCACCATGGCCTCCTACAACAAGTTCCACAACAACTGCTACCG GGACAGTgtcatcatcagcatcaccaaCTGTGCCACCAGTGTCTATGCTGGCTTTGTCATCTTCTCCATCCTTGGCTTCATGGCCAATCACCTGGGCGTGGATGTGTCCCGCGTGGCAGACCACGGCCCTGGCCTGGCCTTTGTGGCTTACCCCGAGGCCCTTACGCTGCTTCCCATCTCCCCGCTGTGGTCTCTGCTCTTCTTCTTCATGCTCATCCTGCTGGGGCTGGGCACTCAG TTCTGCCTCCTGGAGACGCTGGTCACAGCCATTGTGGATGAGGTGGGGAATGAGTGGATCCTGCAGAGAAAGACCTATGTGACCTTGGGTGTGGCTGTGGCTGGCTTCCTGCTGGGCATCCCTCTCACCAGCCAG GCAGGCATCTACTGGCTGCTGCTGATGGACAACTACGCGGCCAGCTTCTCCTTGGTGGTCATCTCCTGCATCATGTGTGTGGCCATCATGTACATCTATG GGCACCGGAACTACTTCCAGGACATCCAGATGATGCTGGGATTCCCACCGCCCCTCTTCTTTCAGATCTGCTGGCGCTTCATCTCTCCTGCCATCATCTTC CGTTTGAAAAATGCCACAAAGCCAAGCAGAGAATGGGGCCCGGCCCTCCTGGAGCACCGGACTGGGCGCTATGCCCCCACCATAGCCCCTTCTCCTGAGGATGGCTTCGAGgtccagccactgcacccggacaaGGCCCAGATCCCCATTGTGGGCAGTAATGGCTCCAGCCGCCTCCAGGACTCCCGGATATGA
- the SLC6A9 gene encoding sodium- and chloride-dependent glycine transporter 1 isoform X10 — translation MMVVSTYIGIYYNVVICIAFYYFFSSMTHVLPWAYCNNPWNTRDCAGVLDASNLTNGSRPATLPSNLSHLLNHSLQRTSPSEEYWRLYVLKLSDDIGNFGEVRLPLLGCLGVSWVVVFLCLIRGVKSSGKVVYFTATFPYVVLTILFVRGVTLEGAFTGIMYYLTPQWDKILEAKVWGDAASQIFYSLGCAWGGLITMASYNKFHNNCYRDSVIISITNCATSVYAGFVIFSILGFMANHLGVDVSRVADHGPGLAFVAYPEALTLLPISPLWSLLFFFMLILLGLGTQFCLLETLVTAIVDEVGNEWILQRKTYVTLGVAVAGFLLGIPLTSQAGIYWLLLMDNYAASFSLVVISCIMCVAIMYIYGHRNYFQDIQMMLGFPPPLFFQICWRFISPAIIFFILVFTVIQYRPITYNHYQYPGWAVAIGFLMALSSVLCIPLYAIFRLCRTDGDTLLQRLKNATKPSREWGPALLEHRTGRYAPTIAPSPEDGFEVQPLHPDKAQIPIVGSNGSSRLQDSRI, via the exons ATGATGGTGGTGTCCACCTACATTGGCATCTACTACAATGTGGTCATCTGTATCGCCTTCTACTACTTCTTCTCGTCCATGACGCACGTGCTGCCCTGGGCCTACTGCAATAACCCCTGGAACACACGCGACTGTGCTGGAGTGCTGGATGCCTCCAACCTCACCAATGGCTCCCGGCCGGCCACCTTGCCCAGCAACCTCTCCCACCTTCTCAACCACAGCCTCCAGAGGACCAGCCCCAGCGAGGAGTACTGGAG GCTGTACGTGCTGAAGCTGTCAGACGACATCGGGAACTTTGGGGAGGTGCGGCTGCCCCTCCTTGGCTGCCTCGGTGTCTCCTGGGTGGTCGTCTTCCTCTGCCTCATCCGAGGTGTCAAATCTTCAGGGAAA GTGGTGTACTTCACAGCCACGTTCCCCTATGTGGTGCTGACCATCCTGTTTGTCCGTGGAGTGACCCTGGAGGGAGCCTTCACGGGCATCATGTACTACCTAACCCCACAGTGGGACAAGatcctggaggccaag GTGTGGGGTGATGCAGCCTCCCAGATCTTCTACTCGCTGGGCTGTGCATGGGGAGGCCTCATCACCATGGCCTCCTACAACAAGTTCCACAACAACTGCTACCG GGACAGTgtcatcatcagcatcaccaaCTGTGCCACCAGTGTCTATGCTGGCTTTGTCATCTTCTCCATCCTTGGCTTCATGGCCAATCACCTGGGCGTGGATGTGTCCCGCGTGGCAGACCACGGCCCTGGCCTGGCCTTTGTGGCTTACCCCGAGGCCCTTACGCTGCTTCCCATCTCCCCGCTGTGGTCTCTGCTCTTCTTCTTCATGCTCATCCTGCTGGGGCTGGGCACTCAG TTCTGCCTCCTGGAGACGCTGGTCACAGCCATTGTGGATGAGGTGGGGAATGAGTGGATCCTGCAGAGAAAGACCTATGTGACCTTGGGTGTGGCTGTGGCTGGCTTCCTGCTGGGCATCCCTCTCACCAGCCAG GCAGGCATCTACTGGCTGCTGCTGATGGACAACTACGCGGCCAGCTTCTCCTTGGTGGTCATCTCCTGCATCATGTGTGTGGCCATCATGTACATCTATG GGCACCGGAACTACTTCCAGGACATCCAGATGATGCTGGGATTCCCACCGCCCCTCTTCTTTCAGATCTGCTGGCGCTTCATCTCTCCTGCCATCATCTTC TTTATTCTAGTCTTCACTGTGATCCAGTACCGGCCGATCACCTACAACCACTACCAGTACCCAGGCTGGGCTGTGGCCATCGGCTTCCTCATGGCTCTGTCCTCCGTCCTCTGCATCCCCCTCTACGCCATATTCCGGCTCTGCCGCACAGACGGGGACACCCTCCTCCAG CGTTTGAAAAATGCCACAAAGCCAAGCAGAGAATGGGGCCCGGCCCTCCTGGAGCACCGGACTGGGCGCTATGCCCCCACCATAGCCCCTTCTCCTGAGGATGGCTTCGAGgtccagccactgcacccggacaaGGCCCAGATCCCCATTGTGGGCAGTAATGGCTCCAGCCGCCTCCAGGACTCCCGGATATGA
- the SLC6A9 gene encoding sodium- and chloride-dependent glycine transporter 1 isoform X12: protein MMVVSTYIGIYYNVVICIAFYYFFSSMTHVLPWAYCNNPWNTRDCAGVLDASNLTNGSRPATLPSNLSHLLNHSLQRTSPSEEYWRLYVLKLSDDIGNFGEVRLPLLGCLGVSWVVVFLCLIRGVKSSGKVVYFTATFPYVVLTILFVRGVTLEGAFTGIMYYLTPQWDKILEAKVWGDAASQIFYSLGCAWGGLITMASYNKFHNNCYRDSVIISITNCATSVYAGFVIFSILGFMANHLGVDVSRVADHGPGLAFVAYPEALTLLPISPLWSLLFFFMLILLGLGTQFCLLETLVTAIVDEVGNEWILQRKTYVTLGVAVAGFLLGIPLTSQAGIYWLLLMDNYAASFSLVVISCIMCVAIMYIYGHRNYFQDIQMMLGFPPPLFFQICWRFISPAIIFRLKNATKPSREWGPALLEHRTGRYAPTIAPSPEDGFEVQPLHPDKAQIPIVGSNGSSRLQDSRI, encoded by the exons ATGATGGTGGTGTCCACCTACATTGGCATCTACTACAATGTGGTCATCTGTATCGCCTTCTACTACTTCTTCTCGTCCATGACGCACGTGCTGCCCTGGGCCTACTGCAATAACCCCTGGAACACACGCGACTGTGCTGGAGTGCTGGATGCCTCCAACCTCACCAATGGCTCCCGGCCGGCCACCTTGCCCAGCAACCTCTCCCACCTTCTCAACCACAGCCTCCAGAGGACCAGCCCCAGCGAGGAGTACTGGAG GCTGTACGTGCTGAAGCTGTCAGACGACATCGGGAACTTTGGGGAGGTGCGGCTGCCCCTCCTTGGCTGCCTCGGTGTCTCCTGGGTGGTCGTCTTCCTCTGCCTCATCCGAGGTGTCAAATCTTCAGGGAAA GTGGTGTACTTCACAGCCACGTTCCCCTATGTGGTGCTGACCATCCTGTTTGTCCGTGGAGTGACCCTGGAGGGAGCCTTCACGGGCATCATGTACTACCTAACCCCACAGTGGGACAAGatcctggaggccaag GTGTGGGGTGATGCAGCCTCCCAGATCTTCTACTCGCTGGGCTGTGCATGGGGAGGCCTCATCACCATGGCCTCCTACAACAAGTTCCACAACAACTGCTACCG GGACAGTgtcatcatcagcatcaccaaCTGTGCCACCAGTGTCTATGCTGGCTTTGTCATCTTCTCCATCCTTGGCTTCATGGCCAATCACCTGGGCGTGGATGTGTCCCGCGTGGCAGACCACGGCCCTGGCCTGGCCTTTGTGGCTTACCCCGAGGCCCTTACGCTGCTTCCCATCTCCCCGCTGTGGTCTCTGCTCTTCTTCTTCATGCTCATCCTGCTGGGGCTGGGCACTCAG TTCTGCCTCCTGGAGACGCTGGTCACAGCCATTGTGGATGAGGTGGGGAATGAGTGGATCCTGCAGAGAAAGACCTATGTGACCTTGGGTGTGGCTGTGGCTGGCTTCCTGCTGGGCATCCCTCTCACCAGCCAG GCAGGCATCTACTGGCTGCTGCTGATGGACAACTACGCGGCCAGCTTCTCCTTGGTGGTCATCTCCTGCATCATGTGTGTGGCCATCATGTACATCTATG GGCACCGGAACTACTTCCAGGACATCCAGATGATGCTGGGATTCCCACCGCCCCTCTTCTTTCAGATCTGCTGGCGCTTCATCTCTCCTGCCATCATCTTC CGTTTGAAAAATGCCACAAAGCCAAGCAGAGAATGGGGCCCGGCCCTCCTGGAGCACCGGACTGGGCGCTATGCCCCCACCATAGCCCCTTCTCCTGAGGATGGCTTCGAGgtccagccactgcacccggacaaGGCCCAGATCCCCATTGTGGGCAGTAATGGCTCCAGCCGCCTCCAGGACTCCCGGATATGA